TCCTTTTCTTTAACAATAGTCCTGTTCAGTATAACAGTATATAGGCCAATGGTATGATAGAAATGTGGCTATGTTAGAGATTTGGCTGTACAGTTTATACCATGATATAGACATACATTCATAAGGGGAAAAAGTAAACCTTCCTTTACATTCAATGTGTTTTCATCTTTATGTTCATGGCAGacatttgtttagttttttaaaactatgcttTTATGTTCTTTTAAAAGTTGCTAGGAAAAAACCCTGCTTTCCAAAAAGAACATAGTAGCAGGTCTTAGGTTTACAAATTTGCATCTAAACAAACCACAAAGTTTTAGAACAACAGCCTTTGAACTGATGAGATCAAGGTTAAAACGTTTGGTCATCATGCCCAGGCCAAACATAGAGCATTACCAAATCATACCAACTTAAGTCATTAGTGGTGAGCCGTACAATGACTGCCCCTGCGCTCTAACCCCAGCTTGCAAAGAGGTGGAGATATCAAGAATTtccttgtactgtacacatgtacacataaaTGACATATAATGGCATtacatctgccctagattattgtgttatttgttatatgtttattatttaacccatatctaatttatataattacacCTAATTTTAAGTTAATcggtcattttttaaaatatttgtggGTCTTGTTTATAGTCCTATGACATTTGTGACTTTGCTTTAGTCCGACAGGCTGTAGATCTCTGCTGATGTGAGCAAGTACATTGTATATTTGGCATTTGTGGGTAAATACTTTTCTTTTCCTTATAGGTTCCTTGTTTATGCCTGCTCCTCAGGTACGACAGTCTTGTATCATGCATGTTGACATGGACTGTTTCTTTGTGTCGGTGGGGATTAGACCTCGTCCTGAACTTCAAGGTGACTGTCACACATAGCAACCCAACACGGAGTAAACTATAGCATCATACTCTGCACACACGCTGTGAAAAAAGTGTCAATGCCTTCATTTGTTGTACTTCCTCCCTGTTAGGAAAACCAGTGGCTGTGACGAGTAATCGTGGACGTGCTGTTGTTCCTCAGAGGCCTGGTGCAAACGCTAAACTGGAATTTCAGTACTACCAGAAAAAGTGGAACCAGCACAAAGCAGGTGATTGCACCAATAACCAGAGCTCATTTTACCTCTCCTTGAAGACATCTAAGGCTACTACTTTTTCTATGCCATCTCCTAGTGCTTAGCTTTGCAGCTCACTCTGAACACTAAACAGCCatgccaagtcaagtcaaatttatttgtatagcactttttacaacagacattgtcttaaagcaattTTACAAAATTCAGGACCAACCGACCAAATTCAGGACCAAccgttgagcaagccaagggtgacagtggcaaggaaaaactccttttcattttaaaagaaattaaaatgacTTGATGCAGTGTCTGACCACATTACCACTCTAGTGACTAATTACAACCAAATCCTCACAGTCACAAAATTTAGTAAAAAGTTCCATGTATGCTCCTATAGCAGCaattaaaaagataataattgGATGTTCAGGTGTGTATTAGGTATACTTTGCTAACATTTATTGGCCTTCGCTGTGTTATGTGACAGGTGTGACGGGTGAGGACCTTGAGATAAACTCCTCTCCTGAGAGTGAAGAGACCTACAGTAATGGAACAGTGTATGACCATGCTGCTCTTTCTATGGCAGAAATTGCCTCTTGCAGCTATGAAGCCAGGTACCCTGACTTTCGTGTCTATTTATATGTTGTTAGCCTCTGTCAGTGTATGAAGTCCATGTATTCAGTACTACCATGATCTTAGCATGAATTTTCTTTACAGGCAAGCTGGTGTGAAGAATGGCATGTTTTTCGGCCAGGCTAAGCAGCTATGTCCTGATCTGATATCAGTTCCCTATGACTTTCATGCATATAAAGAGGTGGCGCTGGCTATGTATGAGACTCTGGCCAGGTATACATACCTAACGCTAATAGATATGTTAACAGCATTACATGGTTTTGTGTAATAGCTGCTCTAATAAATGCTTCCTCTCTTATCATAGTTATACTTACAACATTGAGGCTTTAAGTTGTGATGAGGCCTTGGTGAATGCCACAGCTCTTCTGACAGAGCTTGGGGTTACACCTGATGAGCTGGCAACCGCCATCCGTGCTGACGTGAGGGAGAAGACTGGCTGTTCTGCCTCTATTGGGATGGGTAATTAACCTTTTTGGCTGAGAGTTTCTTTCCTAACTATGCTCAATTACACCTTATATAAAGCACTTTTTAGATGTGTTATTCCTTAGTTTTATATGGTATTTGTTAACTAAGGGGAAAATAAAATTGTTTGAAATGGTCATCTCATGAGTGGTATTCTCAGCTCTTTACATCTTGCTTCATGTCTCTCATTAGGGTCTAACATTCTCCTGGCCAGGATGGCAACCCGAAAGGCAAAACCAAATGGCCAGTATTTTCTCAGACCAGAGGATGTAGATGATTTCATCAGAGATCAGCCTGTCACTAGTCTACCTGGTAAGTATCAGTACAAAAATCTAAGACTGCTTTTGTAAACATTTGGCAGAATCAATCAATTTAAATCCAAAAATAATGTATTGACTTTTTTAACCAGGCATGGTTTTAACCCACATGTCACTCTTACATATAAAAATTGATTAGGAtaaattgtgtgtttgtttaggtgTGGGTCGCTCTATAAGCAGTAAGCTTGCTTCACTATGTGTGAGTACTTGTGGAGACCTGCAGCAGTTGTCCATAGTGCGTTTGCAGAAGAAGTTTGGCCTGCGAACAGGGCAGACACTTTTCCGTTTCTGCAGAGGGCTGGATGACAGACCTGTACGCAGTGAGAAAGAAAGGAAGTCTGTGTCTGCAGAGATGAACTACAACATTCGTTTCACACAGGTTAGAGTCCACAGCGATGAGACACATTATTAGGACCTTCCAAAAATGTGTGGCCATGCCTATTTCGTGGTAATTGTGCATGTCACGAACTGGGATATTCTGGGTGCTGatatttttatctttatctttagGCCTCTTAATCAACAATTATGTTTCAAACAGCTATTCATCTCCTGCTGTGTTTTAGGTGGAGGAGGCTGAGACATTTCTGACTGGCCTGTCCATGGAGGTTCAAAAGAGGCTGCAGAGGGCAGGTTTAAAAGGTCGGCGAGTTACCCTAAAAGTAATGATGCGCAAAGCAGGTGCACCGGTGGAGCCAGCCAAATTTGGAGGACATGGGATCTGTGACAATTTTGCCAGGTGATCTAAAATAAGCATGTTATATTTATTCAGTCTTCATTTTGTTGATGTGTAATTGATCATTTGTTTGGGAGTGCTGTTTAAGTATAGACTTGCTCTGTTTTTCCAGGTCTGTGTTGTTACCTTATGCCACAGACAGTGGGCAGCTTATAGCATCTGAGGTCATTAAGCTTTTTCGTGCTATGAAGCTGGCTTTTGCAGACATGAGAGGAGTGGGACTGCAGGTGCAGCTGCTGGAGAGCTCACACTCGGACACTAGCAGATCTCACTCTATCAAAGATTTGCTCACAAGTGGACGGTCTGCGCACAGCCATGGCAAAGATGTTCAAAGAACATGTAAGTAATCTCAATGCATAACTGACATTCAGTTAATTGCAATGGGTCTCTCACCACCACTAGTAAAACACTGGGTAATATTCACTAGATATGGCAACAATCGCATTGCACCATTTTTATTGGATATAAAACatctacacacccctgttacaaTGCCaggtatgtaaaaaaaaaaattagaccAAGGTGAAtccttttaaaacttttttttatctttaatgtGACATCATCTATAAAATTCAatattttggggggggggggggggggggggggataattAAAGATTTAATGACAGCATTTAGTCTTTTTGGGTAGGAGTCTATCAGCATGGCATATCTTGACTTGGCTTTAATCTTCAATTTTGGAGGAAGACCCAGTTCTTGGTAATGTCACTGTTGTTACATAATTTGTTCACTTGTTGATGACCATCTACACTTGGTCACTTTAAGTGATGGCAGGTGTCACTGACTGGAACGTGACTTAGAatgtgccagtcccaagcccagataaacagGAGAGTTAGAATGTGTCAGGAGGGGCATTTGGCATGAAAACTGTGCCACCTCGAAAATGGGTATGATgtgctgtggcaacccctaataGGAGCAGCCCAAAGGAATCATTCAGTAAAATTGTGGCTATTGGATGACAGTGATGCAGCAGGTTGTATTGGTACTGCATAACTCCAGTGGCCCAGGTTTAATCGCCATCCTTGGATATTGTCTGTTTGTAGTTTGATTAAGACCCTGATTGGCATTAAGAATGAGAAATAAATGATACTAGGTATTGCAAAGACTGCATACTGATAGGAAATAAGGAAATCTGTCAAATATGTAAGGCTATGAGGTTTAACATTACAAATGCCAGAATTTGATGCCAGATTGTATAGCtttttctgtttatatttttcaGATAATTTGTCTAACATGTCTTTCAATAAAAAGGAGATTCCCTGTCCTGCAACGCCACAAAATACTTCACTACCTGTGTTAAGTAATGGGGAACCTTCTCACATGCACTCTTCCAGCCATTGTCGAACACGTCTCAACCTCAGCATAGAGGTGCCGTCTCCCTCTCAGGTTAGAACACTCCTGCAGCTCTGGTTGCGGTTCATCATGTTTTTTACTGTAGATTGATAAAAACAAACAGCCACATTATGTGTAGTCAGAACTCTTATAAGTTTTGCTTCATTTAGGTGGATCGCTCTGTGCTAGAGGCTTTACCTGCAGATCTGCGAGAGCAGGTGGAGCAAGCATGGAATGACAAAGAAGAGAAACCAAGTACCTCATTTTCCCAATCTACACCACTACAAACAGATTTCAGTGCTCCGTCTGTGCTGCTACATCTTTCCGGACAGCCTGGCCAAGCTGGTAGCACAGGCATCGTACTGGAGCTTCCTGACTTCTCCCAGGTGTGTTTTAACTACTTGTCTATCAcatcaaaaagaaaatctgaCACTTAAAGACGTTGTGCACTTAGTCTCAATCCAGTAATAATTTCTAATCATTTGTGCAGGTCGATCCAGACGTTTTTGCAGCATTGCCTAGGGAACTACAAGAGGAGCTGCGCTCTGCATACAGAAACAGGGAAAATACTCCGGCTCCAGGTACAGTcctagaaaagaaaaaaatgcaaatgagcTTTATGTAATAATTGGGGAAATCCTACCGATTGTCTTTTCCACTGAAATTCTGTGGCAGCAGTGGTGCAGAGAAACCCTCTCCTTCAACTAAAACAGGCTGCAGTGGGCAGGACAAAGCGGCGctacaagaaaaaaaatgccAGTCCTCTAAAAAAAGGTGCTAGTCCATTAAAGAGACTTGTACCAGAAAACAGTCCTGCAAAATCCAGTCCCTCCAAAACCCTCTCATTCTCACCTAAATGCACAGAAATCCCACCTGACCTCAAGGTAATTCTGCACCCAGTTTTTCACTTTTTTGCCATTCTAAAATATGATATCAAAGTTGCATTTACTTAAACCATTAGCTTACTTTTCTCCCTCactatttattttgttgtttttttcatcTGCTCTTTTCTTTcactaattgttttttttaatctgaatttcTGTTTTCAGATTGAAAATAAACCTTCTACATCCTCTATGAACCATCAAGTGCCAGCATTGCCATCCAAATGCTTTTCTCGACCTGTCCCAGCCCTGGCAGGAGCTTGTGAACTTGTTGATGTCAGAGCCCTGCTGAGGGAGTGGGTTACTACCATCTCAGGTAAAGCAATGGGTCCTGTTTTACTGATGTTAACTTAAAAGGTCAGTTTACCAGCTGATTATCATTGACTGAGCTGAATCATATTTTGCATGGGGGGAAAGGAGATGGCCTTCCAAGGCTATATGTAAAATATGTTTATTGGCTGTGCTAACTGGAACTCAAAGCTTTTTGTCCTTTTCTggtattttcatattttaacaGGGGGTTAACCCACCTGGCTGTTATGAAGACACCCCAAAAAACcttattttttttagcatttaaagggggggtggcacggtggctcagtgggtgacactgttgcctcacagcaagaaggtcccgggttcgattccctgaaTTGCTGATAATGTTGTGATTTTACCCAACAGAGCCTATGGAGGAGGACATTTTGCAGGTGGTAAAATATTGCACAGAACTAGTGGAGGACAAAGACCTAGAGAAACTTGACCTGGTCATCAAATACATGAAGAGGTAAAACTCTTTCTCTAAATTCTGATAAGGAACTTTGTTTTATTAGTCCTCCTTGTCAGCTAgcataaaattgtatttaaccATTTGTCTAATGAGTTTTACTTGTTGATTATGTTATTTTCTAGGATAATGCAGCAGTCCGAGGAATCTGTGTGGAGCATGGCCTTTGACTTCATCTTGGACAATGTGCAGGTTGTGGTACAACAGACTTATGGCAGCACCCTAAAAATCACATAGAAGCTTTTGTGAAGCGCTTTCTTGCTTCCGTCACTGTGATGTCACCTGAACCCTGCCATCTCTTCAGAAGATTACAGATACAGGTCATGCTTTAATAATGGCTGGTGCTACTACCTACCTGTTACTTGTCCTTTTAAACCAAGCGTTCCTCAAAGCACCCATAATGGGTATAGTCAGCGTGTATACTTTGTAGCTGGGCTCAAACGCCTGCATCTTTAACACCAACTTGCATTGTAACCTCAACATACAATTTTGTAGCATCAAAACAATTTTCTTAGGATATCATGATGTACTATTCGAATGTTTCCCTTACTGACTACTCTGACCTTTTTTGGTCCACAATAGAAGTGCCATGTTGACCCAATAAATGTATGGCAAACACAGTAGCACAGTAAGAAGTTACTCAGAACTTTTTATCTGTAAGTCAGGCCTAAGCTGTAATAGAACCTGAAAATAGCATTTTATATGTAACTTAAGTGCCAGATTttgtatgtatattatgtaaaaTTCCTGTAAATTACaacatttctaattattttatttgcatgtacataatgtttataatgttttgttGTGAGTGTGAGAAAGAGATTAAGAATTATACAATTGTAATTAAACATTTGCCAAAGTCCTCAATATTCAAACCATTTATCATGTGTAAGACCTTTAACCAGCATTGTTTTATGGATAGCCAATAAAGGCTTGTGTCATTAGTGTCCATAAAGTTCATAATTATGCAGTTAAAAAGATGCTCATGATGAACCTTTTTTTCACTCAGCTATGTGTTTGTTAATGGAAGGCCAGCTAAATCTGTTTGACATGACTGACCTGTGCCTGAAGACCTGAAGCTGTGACATCATTTGtacgttttttttaaacttgttaATAAATTTGAATATCTTATTCTCAAGTCCTTTAACTTTTTACTAAAAAATGGTAttaactgattttatttttactgtaacTGGTTTGGGGCTAAACCACTGCAGCTACTACAGCCTTTAAACTCCAACTGGTGGGGCAAATACACAGTATTCAAACTGGTTGTGTTTCAAATCAAAATTTCCACAGCAGTCAAGagtggctgtgtctcaaattaaAGTTTCTTTAAATGTCGAAGTAGTTGTGTCTCAAGCCGTACAATACTGTACTGTGCCGATTCGAGTCAGTTGTTTTAATAAACTGATTTTACACGTTAACACTGAACTAAACGTGGAATATTCAACAGCGACATGAACGAAAACGGGTGGGGAAAAATTAAGCGACAATCCACTGTTTTTATTAGCTATGAACATCTAACGGCTTGCAGGTCGGTTCCAGGGCTgaatcgatccaaatatcgataagTGACTGagtcggatcgatactagtatGGTGGGACCGATACTTTACTTGTACCTTTTCTCCACTACATGTAGTACATTTGTCCCGTTTCATAAGAGAGTAAAAACTATGAGTGTACAGACAGTAGCGGCTCCTCTCACATGCTCACCTTACTCCtctcctcctgctctgctgtgttttgttgtggtaccgtcacgtgacTGAGCGCCACTGAGAGACCAAACatgtagcagtgagagagagagagaggagctgtgtggGGATATTTTACTGCAGTAAacgaaaaaaatgaaaaaagaatttaagttttaaaacatttgttctccAGTAATAATGTTGTAATTAAAGTTATTTAATaagtttgtgtattttgtttcttttacaaaaAAGCCAGAAAGTGCAATGAAAGGGATACActatgttttgttattatataattggtTCTAAACAAAAACTTAAGTGTAAGTTTCTGAATGCTGTTCATTGCACATCCAGAAATGTGGCAATTttaatggaaataatagtgtaaattatATGTACGTAAAGTACGAACGCATCTTACGCACTTTGCTCGCGCTACGCAAATTCATGAACTACGCTAGGTACGTAGGTTTGGTTCGTtaatcggagcatgcgtagtgaggctctcattccgtgtgtttgttttgaacaagtgttcttttgactttgtgcttatgaATGTAAACAGATTAgcatatattttaaatttaaatgaacaCAGACAAATATATTCGGtctctatttaaaatgtacatatttattcagCTAGCAAGCACAACTAGGTGGTATGAGTTAGTGGTGATACGCCAtcccagctaacaatttttggttcccagaacgttccgggaacgttagtttttggttcccagaacgttctgggaacggatcattttggttgccctttggttccccaggaaagttttttttacggaaatagaacgttcccgtttggttgtgcattatagttgtTGGAACGTTTccctaacgttcccgtaaccttaaaattattgaaaccttaagggaaccttgtactaacctttaaattattgaaaactttagacaacctTGCAATAACACTCAGGTAACACCGGCAGCCCGTGTCGcctctgactctttttgaatgactgcccagaatcgggccaaatacactggcccaaatccggatgccagatctccgccgactctcccataactgggccggaaGAGCCCCCGAAACACCatttatttaccgttttcttctcctttcacatcctcatagataaaatagtagatttatgctacagattaactacagatgctacagattaactacagattgtgcagtagaaagtattttattaagataattgcagcaagtagtataataataataatcagaatattataaataagaccaaatacaaaagtgaaccaaaatgacagctatatgaatactatacatagaaaataacatataattgcatataagaataataattataaaagtaaattatatatatatatatatatatatatatatatatatatatatatatacaatataaagaagtactgtttgtttgtttattaggattttaacctcatgttttacactttggttacattcatgacaggaacggtagttactcataacacaagatttatcagttctcaaggttatatcaaacacatgaacaatttagtgtctccaattcacctcacttgcatgtctttggactgtgggaggaaaccggagcacccggatgaaacctacgcggacatggggagaacatgcaaacaacacagaaatgacccagaccgccccacctggggatcgaacccagaaccttcttgctggatcttgtgaccttggctgatgatctacaccggctgttagatgctgcagagtagtgttcatagtttttactcatgtatgagaggtgaataagcaaatgtggctcagtgatggtagtggacacttgaatatctacaaaaaatacaagggacaatctttgggttataaaattatatacgatcagccataacattaaaaccacctctttgtatgtatactctttttctatcagctccactaaccatatacgtagtttactaaccatttactgactttccctatgggattaataaagttatctatctataggtgcactttgtagctctacagttccactgtcgtccatcagttactctgcatactttgttagcccccttttaccttattcttcaatagtcaggacctccacatgaccacctcagagcaggtattatttaggtggtggatcattctcagcacttcagtgacactgacgtggttggtggtgtgttactgtgtgttgtgcttatatgactggatcagacacagcatcgctgctggagttttcaaataccgtgtccactcactatccactcttaaattatacacacctgctttgttggtccaccttgtggatgtagtcagagatggtaggtcgtctgttgcttattattgtattactattattgttgttgttgttcttgttgcttattgtagcttttaagtttacgttatccacagtattcaatgaactttaattatttagcagctgttgtctaatgctagaaactgttagccttttagctaacgttacctgaagtgtttcagttcagactaccagtaaacctgaaactcactagataacattaccataaacagtttccatttccaaattgttctctatcttaatccaaaactcattaatatactttctgcttacattttactaagtaaaaagttgttgagattaaatgtttatttacctcacacgaacgaacgattcctcttcttcaacggctcgcgtcgcactgttgctatggtgacgctcGTTCTGCCGCCGCTGAATCAGAGACTGGACGCTGGGCCACAGCCGGACAACCAGCGTCGGCGCGCacgcgtttctacgagcaccagccaaacccagctgtggtaacaactgggccggatctggctacattgattctggccgattctgacactcggccgactgtgccgatagaaaagtgggaactgggccagatgattgtgctagctgggttaacttagaaaccttccgggaacgttactggaacgatactttatacacataagaaataaaaccttatacaagctttacCTAACGTCctctgttagttctcataaaaccatgagagaacgttaggtttcatagttttatagttggtacttgtaagtaaaggttgatctacagtacatggaccgtctcaagcaaaaggctgtttttttggtaagttcctaccaaaaaactttaaagatcataagaaaaccttccgggaacgttactggaacgttactttaaacacataagaaagaaaatcttaaggcaacttttagataacgttctctgttagttttcataaaaccatgagagaacgttaggtttcatatagttcccggaacgttccgggaacagcgctAATTTTTTGTAGcgaaaatagaacgttcccataacgttattggatggttccctaaaaataaccataggggaaccaaaatctaacgttacgggaacgttctgtgttagctgggatGATAGTAATGTTTAATCTTAGAAGTGTCCagaaagtaaagcacccagaaacaagaaatctgacagctttaaacatctgaatttatctacaacccgtctgagagcagctacttacaaaaatgtatgtattacaatattaatatgttGGAGaattataaatacaattataaatgCAATTGGCTTGCATCAAAATCAGGCAGCTAACACTAGCCTTTAAGCTAAGAAGTACACCAACCATGTTGTTGACCTCGGGTATTAACTCACAGCTGTCATGTTTTTTGTGTAGATAGTGCACAGTGCACAAGTCTTTATTGTATATCTttcataataatagtagttATGATGTatgagttatttgggttttagtcaggtattggtatcggcgatactggccctgtatttacctGATATCGTATTGAtatcaaattttgcagtatcgcacaccactagtcGATTCCAAAAAAGAACAGTTAATCACAAAGCTGTGGAATTGATTCCAGAGAAAAAAATGATTCTGCTCAAGTTGATGCATAGACTCAAATTTCAGCTATTGATTCCACAATAGTGTCTCGTTTAAAACGCAATAGCTACACAATATAATAAAAGAGATGGCTCTCCAATTGATATTGAGTATATTAAGACCAAAAAGACAAACTCTACAaccaacttgtgtccagatgaaccgattcaactttgtggatttgtgtatctggattattgagcatgcatcaagagatatATTAAGACCAGTTAAGACCATTAGTCTGGCTGCTGCATCGTCAGACGAATGTATAGCTGTAAAATCAGTAATTAAAGAATAAAGTACTGTGGCATTTCTAACTAATTTGGAGAGCTGGCCTGTTAAAACCCAACAATGAATATTATAacaatgattttgtgtttacaTAAAGTTCAGATTTCTTTCTgtgatcagggttgcggtggttctagtgtcacaaaaacacacaccaacTCACTAACGGTAACCTGTAGATTAGTCAGtcattttttagtgttttattggACGTTATAAAAAATTGTGAAACCTCCACTTTATCGAGACTCAACTCAGGGAATTAGAATCTGAATCGACTCTTTAGTTTCTATGAACCGACCAGAAGAAGTTGAATGAATTGCGCGCAGCTGCGTCACACAGTACCGCCTTTACGAGCTCCGCGCCGGTAAGTCTTTCTAGCTAATCCAGTTGTTTTAGGATAATGTCTGCTTTCTGTGAGTTTAAAACCGAGTTAAATGTCTTTCTTTAATACAGTGCTCTTGTTTATCAATCACGTTGGtgtgtttttgtctttctttgcTGTACCCAGCATTAAATCTGGTTAACCAGCTAGCATGCTAAAGCGGCAGTTAGCTTCATTTTAGTTAGCTGACCGCATAGCTTGACAGCACGATGGTGGTGTATTATcgattaaaatatataaatatatggacGTAAACACGAGTTGTTCATGTTGTTTTCGAACTGCTCATTTACTGCTGACAATGGACGAGCACTATGTAGCTACGCTAGCTGAACTAGCTGTCTGCGTTATAGCCAGTTCCAACAATACATGCGCACTAATGTCAGCACTGACGTTAACAGCAGCTGCGCAGGATCAGGCTAACAAGTATTGTTGTAGCTTGCTACGCTTTATCTTTCATTTAACTAGATTAATAATAGTTATGAGAATTTACCAACCACAATATTAACATTTTGGGACTTTTTTGTCGACTCTGATATTACGAG
The Trichomycterus rosablanca isolate fTriRos1 chromosome 12, fTriRos1.hap1, whole genome shotgun sequence genome window above contains:
- the rev1 gene encoding DNA repair protein REV1 isoform X1 produces the protein MSRDGWRKKASEDDGWGERGGYMAAKVSKLEEQFMRDAPREKDKQGTSSSIFSGVAIYVNGYTDPSADELRKLMMLHGGQFHVYYSRSKTTHIIATNLPTVKIRELKGEKVVRPEWITDSIKAGRQLSYLQYQLYAKQKGLNFTSVKPLQAQKAPWSGESLLQPNVNLPQPKNLHTSSNPAVSVAQPGPSTHTEKKHHHLDNKLNGKINGIHESDENFTGTSLKESKDYPHTNGHIHPLNGALKRPDSVTGLKQTAQEWEFKCPQSDTNETGKYNPPTSCSVSNCTTSIAGTSEQLSPQSITHNEKISDTSIQSATISAVNEKAVNPERSAHHNQTSQVRLNGSHHLPSNSILNDSSNPAGKPSHQGSDTGIISDFFSHSRFHHISTWRNEFSEYVNTLQNQRRTAGNTVFSGKEKLKKLSADKGSLFMPAPQVRQSCIMHVDMDCFFVSVGIRPRPELQGKPVAVTSNRGRAVVPQRPGANAKLEFQYYQKKWNQHKAGVTGEDLEINSSPESEETYSNGTVYDHAALSMAEIASCSYEARQAGVKNGMFFGQAKQLCPDLISVPYDFHAYKEVALAMYETLASYTYNIEALSCDEALVNATALLTELGVTPDELATAIRADVREKTGCSASIGMGSNILLARMATRKAKPNGQYFLRPEDVDDFIRDQPVTSLPGVGRSISSKLASLCVSTCGDLQQLSIVRLQKKFGLRTGQTLFRFCRGLDDRPVRSEKERKSVSAEMNYNIRFTQVEEAETFLTGLSMEVQKRLQRAGLKGRRVTLKVMMRKAGAPVEPAKFGGHGICDNFARSVLLPYATDSGQLIASEVIKLFRAMKLAFADMRGVGLQVQLLESSHSDTSRSHSIKDLLTSGRSAHSHGKDVQRTYNLSNMSFNKKEIPCPATPQNTSLPVLSNGEPSHMHSSSHCRTRLNLSIEVPSPSQVDRSVLEALPADLREQVEQAWNDKEEKPSTSFSQSTPLQTDFSAPSVLLHLSGQPGQAGSTGIVLELPDFSQVDPDVFAALPRELQEELRSAYRNRENTPAPAVVQRNPLLQLKQAAVGRTKRRYKKKNASPLKKGASPLKRLVPENSPAKSSPSKTLSFSPKCTEIPPDLKIENKPSTSSMNHQVPALPSKCFSRPVPALAGACELVDVRALLREWVTTISEPMEEDILQVVKYCTELVEDKDLEKLDLVIKYMKRIMQQSEESVWSMAFDFILDNVQVVVQQTYGSTLKIT
- the rev1 gene encoding DNA repair protein REV1 isoform X2: MSRDGWRKKASEDDGWGERGGYMAAKVSKLEEQFMRDAPREKDKQGTSSSIFSGVAIYVNGYTDPSADELRKLMMLHGGQFHVYYSRSKTTHIIATNLPTVKIRELKGEKVVRPEWITDSIKAGRQLSYLQYQLYAKQKGLNFTSVKPLQAQKAPWSGESLLQPNVNLPQPKNLHTSSNPAVSVAQPGPSTHTEKKHHHLDNKLNGKINGIHESDENFTGTSLKESKDYPHTNGHIHPLNGALKRPDSVTGLKQTAQEWEFKCPQSDTNETGKYNPPTSCSVSNCTTSIAGTSEQLSPQSITHNEKISDTSIQSATISAVNEKAVNPERSAHHNQTSQVRLNGSHHLPSNSILNDSSNPAGKPSHQGSDTGIISDFFSHSRFHHISTWRNEFSEYVNTLQNQRRTAGNTVFSGKEKLKKLSADKGSLFMPAPQVRQSCIMHVDMDCFFVSVGIRPRPELQGKPVAVTSNRGRAVVPQRPGANAKLEFQYYQKKWNQHKAGVTGEDLEINSSPESEETYSNGTVYDHAALSMAEIASCSYEARQAGVKNGMFFGQAKQLCPDLISVPYDFHAYKEVALAMYETLASYTYNIEALSCDEALVNATALLTELGVTPDELATAIRADVREKTGCSASIGMGSNILLARMATRKAKPNGQYFLRPEDVDDFIRDQPVTSLPGVGRSISSKLASLCVSTCGDLQQLSIVRLQKKFGLRTGQTLFRFCRGLDDRPVRSEKERKSVSAEMNYNIRFTQVEEAETFLTGLSMEVQKRLQRAGLKGRRVTLKVMMRKAGAPVEPAKFGGHGICDNFARSVLLPYATDSGQLIASEVIKLFRAMKLAFADMRGVGLQVQLLESSHSDTSRSHSIKDLLTSGRSAHSHGKDVQRTYNLSNMSFNKKEIPCPATPQNTSLPVLSNGEPSHMHSSSHCRTRLNLSIEVPSPSQVDRSVLEALPADLREQVEQAWNDKEEKPSTSFSQSTPLQTDFSAPSVLLHLSGQPGQAGSTGIVLELPDFSQVDPDVFAALPRELQEELRSAYRNRENTPAPVVQRNPLLQLKQAAVGRTKRRYKKKNASPLKKGASPLKRLVPENSPAKSSPSKTLSFSPKCTEIPPDLKIENKPSTSSMNHQVPALPSKCFSRPVPALAGACELVDVRALLREWVTTISEPMEEDILQVVKYCTELVEDKDLEKLDLVIKYMKRIMQQSEESVWSMAFDFILDNVQVVVQQTYGSTLKIT